The following coding sequences are from one Halorubrum sp. BOL3-1 window:
- a CDS encoding ZIP family metal transporter yields the protein MVALDAYVFVFVAGVITALATGIGALPFLFFDSISDRGNVALWGFASGVMLAASLFGLVQEGLAEGTPVEIGVGALAGAVLVVVAHEVLTDADIDPREYEEADFKNLILILGVLTVHSFPEGIAVGVSFADLGLEGGTALFGFTVPLLAVFMTLAISIHNVPEGTAISIPLRAMGVSKQKMVWWAVFSSLPQPIGAVAAFAFVRYARAFLPYGFGFAAGAMIYLVLSEFVPEALETGADLPRGGKPILVGGIALGVALMVPLAYL from the coding sequence ATGGTCGCCCTCGACGCCTACGTATTCGTCTTCGTCGCCGGGGTGATCACGGCGCTGGCGACCGGTATCGGGGCGCTCCCGTTCCTCTTTTTCGATTCGATCAGCGACCGCGGCAACGTGGCGCTGTGGGGGTTCGCGTCGGGGGTCATGCTCGCGGCCTCGCTTTTCGGTCTCGTTCAGGAGGGACTCGCGGAGGGGACGCCGGTCGAGATCGGCGTCGGGGCCCTCGCGGGCGCCGTCCTCGTCGTCGTCGCGCACGAGGTGCTGACCGACGCCGATATCGACCCGCGGGAGTACGAGGAGGCGGATTTCAAGAATCTGATCCTGATCCTCGGCGTCCTGACGGTCCACAGCTTTCCGGAGGGGATCGCGGTCGGTGTCTCCTTCGCGGACCTCGGGCTGGAGGGTGGGACCGCGCTGTTCGGCTTCACCGTCCCGCTTCTGGCGGTGTTCATGACCCTCGCCATCTCGATCCACAACGTCCCCGAGGGGACCGCAATCTCCATCCCGCTCCGTGCGATGGGCGTCTCGAAGCAGAAGATGGTGTGGTGGGCCGTCTTCTCCAGCCTGCCGCAGCCGATCGGGGCCGTCGCCGCGTTCGCGTTCGTCCGGTACGCCCGCGCGTTCCTCCCGTATGGCTTCGGCTTCGCGGCGGGCGCGATGATCTACCTCGTCCTCTCGGAGTTCGTCCCAGAGGCGCTGGAAACCGGTGCCGACCTCCCGCGCGGCGGCAAACCGATCCTCGTCGGCGGGATCGCGCTCGGCGTCGCGCTGATGGTCCCGCTGGCGTACCTGTGA
- the thiD gene encoding bifunctional hydroxymethylpyrimidine kinase/phosphomethylpyrimidine kinase translates to MSEYDPVDPPVALTIAGSDSGGGAGIQADLTAMTAHGVFGTAVVTATTAQHTRGVEGVHSVPADHVASQYAAVAGDFAVAAIKTGMLATAEIVETVTDSVADADAPLVVDPVMVAATGDRLLSPAAEDAYEDLIAAATLVTPNADEAEVLTGEPVETPADAERAARELVALGADAALVKGGHLAGTTDSTGNNVVVDTLVRGTDPDGGVDIGRFESPRIDTDATHGSGCALSSAIAARLARGELLHEAVEAAVAEMSEAVRRGYDVGEGPGAVNPAALDHGG, encoded by the coding sequence ATGTCGGAGTACGACCCGGTCGATCCGCCCGTCGCGCTGACGATCGCCGGCAGCGACAGCGGCGGCGGGGCGGGAATTCAGGCCGACCTGACCGCGATGACCGCGCACGGCGTCTTCGGGACCGCAGTGGTGACCGCGACGACCGCGCAGCACACCCGCGGCGTCGAGGGCGTTCACTCGGTCCCCGCCGACCACGTCGCGAGCCAGTACGCGGCGGTCGCTGGCGACTTCGCGGTCGCGGCGATCAAGACGGGGATGCTGGCGACCGCTGAGATCGTCGAGACCGTGACCGACTCGGTTGCGGACGCGGACGCCCCGCTCGTCGTCGACCCCGTGATGGTCGCGGCGACCGGCGACCGGCTGCTCTCGCCCGCCGCTGAGGACGCCTACGAGGACCTGATCGCGGCCGCGACGCTCGTCACGCCGAACGCCGACGAGGCCGAAGTCCTGACCGGCGAGCCGGTCGAGACGCCCGCCGACGCGGAGCGCGCGGCCCGCGAGCTGGTCGCGCTCGGCGCGGACGCCGCGCTGGTCAAGGGCGGCCACCTCGCGGGGACGACGGACTCGACGGGGAATAACGTCGTCGTCGACACGCTGGTCCGGGGCACAGACCCCGACGGTGGCGTCGATATCGGCCGCTTCGAGTCGCCGCGGATTGACACCGACGCGACGCACGGCTCCGGCTGCGCGCTGTCGAGCGCGATCGCCGCGCGGCTGGCGCGGGGAGAACTGCTCCACGAGGCCGTTGAGGCCGCGGTCGCCGAGATGAGTGAGGCGGTCCGGCGCGGCTACGACGTGGGAGAGGGGCCGGGTGCGGTGAATCCGGCGGCGCTCGATCACGGCGGATGA
- a CDS encoding ABC transporter ATP-binding protein, with amino-acid sequence MTDLLSLSTLRTQFRTERGAVKAVDGIDLTVPEGETIGLVGESGSGKSVTALSAMDLVDEPGEVVGGRVTLADAALAASLLDEFDDAYVPYPSELIDAVAAVASDLRAGRRVADTPTELRGIAADLAGEADPADLAGDLRTTADRLANRTDPTDAGEDLAAALADAADGFVYVDAAARGRIRDGVDPSDVDVDEGIVDVTAAPEAAVRRVRGGAMGMIFQDPMTSLNPAITIGEQIAESLRLHRYGGRKTDSWLNGIREILPKAGGRDGDTEVMDEVVRMLQAVGIPEAKQRVNDYPHEFSGGMRQRVLVAIALACRPSLLIADEPTTALDVTIQAQILDLIDDLQTEFGMSVLLITHDLGVIAETCDRVAVMYAGEIVEEGPVEEIFANPSHPYTYTLLESIPTEDKDRLTPIGGNVPDLIDMPDGCHFAPRCPWAEDRCREGEIPFLQHGPADVEHRSKCVHDEFDRSVYGGDGVAAETGSDVGDPLVEVREMRKYYQQESGTLDRVFGTRDPSVKAVDGIDLDVRERETLGLVGESGCGKSTAGRAILHLDPPTDGTVVFAGEELGSLSKSELRKRRKDMQMVFQDPMSSLDPRMTAGQTIMEPLKIHDLAEGRRRERVFELMEAVGLEPGQFGRYPHELSGGQRQRVGIARALAVDPDFIVADEPVSALDVSVQAQIINLLEDLQEEFGLTFLFIAHDLSVVRHISDRVAVMYLGEIVEVAETDTLFESPKHPYTRALLSAIPEPDPLADTGDRTILRGDVPSPIDPPSGCRFRTRCPSVIPPADLDVDQERYREVMFYRQRLESDDIDLDAIESEVRIEDESATSAVADGGEHRILFEYFFDGPLSGEARAAVAESFEHLKNDRRGKAEAVLRDAFESVCERRNPTLDGSDHPAACHLHDD; translated from the coding sequence GTGACTGACCTCCTCTCGCTTTCGACTCTCCGAACCCAGTTTCGCACGGAACGAGGCGCCGTGAAGGCGGTCGACGGTATCGACCTCACGGTGCCAGAGGGAGAGACTATCGGGCTCGTCGGCGAGTCGGGCTCCGGCAAGAGCGTCACCGCCCTCTCCGCGATGGATCTCGTCGACGAGCCCGGCGAAGTCGTCGGCGGACGCGTCACCCTCGCCGACGCTGCGCTCGCCGCCTCCCTCCTCGACGAGTTCGACGACGCGTACGTCCCGTACCCGTCCGAACTGATCGACGCGGTCGCGGCCGTCGCCAGCGACCTCCGCGCGGGACGACGAGTCGCGGACACGCCGACGGAACTCCGCGGGATCGCCGCGGACCTCGCGGGCGAGGCAGACCCGGCCGACCTCGCGGGCGACCTCCGAACGACAGCCGACCGCCTCGCGAACCGCACCGATCCGACGGATGCGGGCGAGGACCTCGCCGCGGCACTTGCCGACGCGGCCGACGGGTTCGTCTACGTCGACGCCGCCGCCCGAGGACGGATCCGTGACGGGGTGGACCCGAGCGACGTCGACGTCGACGAGGGGATCGTCGACGTCACGGCCGCCCCCGAGGCTGCCGTCCGTCGCGTCCGCGGGGGCGCGATGGGAATGATCTTCCAGGACCCGATGACTTCGCTGAACCCCGCGATCACCATCGGCGAGCAGATCGCCGAATCGCTGCGACTCCACCGATACGGCGGTCGAAAGACGGACTCGTGGCTCAACGGGATCCGCGAGATCCTGCCGAAAGCCGGGGGACGAGACGGCGATACAGAGGTGATGGACGAGGTCGTCAGAATGCTCCAAGCGGTCGGCATTCCGGAGGCGAAACAGCGCGTGAACGACTACCCGCACGAGTTCTCCGGCGGGATGCGCCAGCGGGTGCTCGTCGCGATCGCGCTCGCCTGCCGGCCGAGTCTTCTCATCGCGGACGAGCCGACGACGGCTCTTGACGTGACGATCCAGGCGCAGATCCTCGACCTCATAGACGACCTCCAGACGGAGTTCGGTATGTCGGTCCTGCTCATCACCCACGACCTCGGCGTCATCGCCGAGACGTGTGACCGCGTGGCCGTGATGTACGCGGGCGAGATCGTCGAGGAGGGGCCGGTCGAAGAGATCTTCGCGAATCCCAGTCATCCCTACACCTACACGCTGCTGGAGTCGATCCCGACGGAGGACAAGGACCGACTCACACCCATCGGGGGGAACGTCCCCGACCTGATAGACATGCCCGACGGCTGTCACTTCGCACCGCGCTGTCCGTGGGCGGAAGATCGGTGTCGTGAGGGTGAGATTCCGTTCCTCCAACACGGCCCGGCAGACGTCGAACACCGGTCGAAGTGCGTCCACGACGAGTTCGACAGGTCCGTGTACGGGGGCGACGGTGTCGCGGCTGAAACGGGGTCCGACGTCGGCGACCCGCTCGTCGAGGTCCGCGAGATGCGGAAGTACTACCAGCAGGAGAGCGGTACGCTCGACCGCGTCTTCGGTACCCGCGACCCGAGCGTCAAGGCAGTCGACGGCATCGACCTCGACGTGCGAGAGCGGGAGACGCTCGGACTCGTCGGGGAGTCCGGCTGCGGGAAGTCCACGGCGGGGCGTGCGATCCTTCACCTGGACCCCCCGACCGACGGGACCGTCGTGTTCGCCGGCGAGGAACTCGGATCGCTCTCGAAGTCGGAACTCCGCAAGCGACGGAAGGACATGCAGATGGTGTTTCAAGACCCCATGTCGAGTCTGGATCCGCGGATGACCGCGGGACAGACGATCATGGAACCGCTGAAGATCCACGACCTCGCGGAGGGACGTCGCCGCGAGCGGGTCTTCGAGCTGATGGAGGCCGTCGGACTCGAACCCGGTCAGTTCGGCCGGTATCCACACGAGCTCTCGGGCGGTCAGCGTCAGCGGGTCGGCATCGCGCGGGCGCTCGCGGTCGACCCCGACTTCATCGTCGCCGACGAGCCCGTGTCGGCGCTCGACGTCTCCGTCCAAGCGCAGATCATCAACCTCCTGGAGGACCTACAAGAAGAGTTCGGGCTCACGTTCCTGTTCATCGCGCACGACCTGAGCGTCGTCCGGCACATCTCCGACCGGGTGGCCGTAATGTACCTCGGCGAGATCGTCGAGGTCGCCGAGACGGACACGCTGTTCGAGTCGCCGAAACACCCTTACACCAGGGCGCTTCTGTCCGCGATCCCGGAGCCCGACCCGCTGGCCGACACGGGCGACCGGACGATCCTCAGGGGGGACGTCCCCTCGCCGATCGACCCGCCATCGGGCTGTCGGTTCCGAACCCGCTGCCCCTCGGTCATCCCGCCGGCCGACCTGGACGTCGATCAAGAGCGCTACCGAGAGGTGATGTTCTACCGACAGCGACTCGAATCAGACGACATCGATCTCGACGCCATCGAGTCGGAGGTCCGCATCGAAGACGAGTCGGCGACGAGCGCCGTCGCCGACGGCGGCGAGCATCGGATTCTCTTCGAGTACTTCTTCGACGGGCCGCTCTCGGGGGAGGCTCGTGCGGCCGTCGCCGAGTCCTTCGAACACCTCAAAAACGATCGGCGTGGGAAAGCCGAGGCGGTCCTCCGAGACGCCTTCGAAAGCGTCTGCGAACGGCGGAACCCGACGCTCGACGGGAGCGATCACCCCGCCGCCTGTCACCTCCACGACGACTGA
- a CDS encoding ABC transporter permease — translation MSTEIRTETVDRSIVERLRASPFLSQLLSNRLAITGITIIVGVVVLAVYARLAYDISDLMATQFGTNPSEAPPSLAYPFGTDGQARDIFPRVMYGAWYAILYGTVTVAASTFLGVSLGIVAAYYGDLADNVIMRTMDVLLSFPSLLLALALVTIFPEELGLWRAVGALTLVYTPRFARVVRGAALKVLEDEYTEATKALGATDPRLLIRHILPNCLAPITVQSTLNYGLAIIDIAALSFLGFGASPGEPTWGMMLSNGVEFGLFSGAWWWSFFPGLLLALTVLGFNLLGDGMRDALDPRMRETVD, via the coding sequence ATGAGCACGGAAATACGGACCGAAACCGTCGACCGAAGCATCGTCGAGCGACTGCGCGCGAGCCCGTTCCTCTCGCAGCTCCTCTCGAACCGACTCGCGATCACCGGGATAACCATCATCGTCGGCGTCGTCGTCCTCGCGGTCTACGCGCGGCTCGCCTACGACATCAGTGACCTCATGGCGACGCAGTTCGGCACCAACCCTTCGGAGGCCCCGCCCAGTCTGGCGTATCCGTTCGGCACGGACGGACAGGCCCGCGACATCTTCCCTCGCGTGATGTACGGCGCCTGGTACGCCATCCTCTACGGGACCGTCACGGTCGCGGCGTCCACGTTCCTCGGGGTCAGTCTCGGGATCGTCGCGGCGTACTACGGCGACCTCGCGGACAACGTCATCATGCGGACCATGGACGTCCTGTTGTCGTTCCCGTCGCTGTTGTTGGCGCTCGCGCTCGTGACGATCTTCCCGGAGGAACTGGGGCTGTGGCGAGCTGTCGGAGCGCTGACGCTCGTGTACACGCCGCGGTTCGCACGCGTCGTTCGCGGTGCGGCATTAAAAGTGCTCGAAGACGAATACACCGAGGCCACCAAGGCGCTCGGAGCCACGGACCCGCGCCTGCTCATCCGACACATCCTCCCGAACTGCCTCGCGCCGATCACCGTCCAGTCGACGCTCAACTACGGGCTCGCGATCATCGACATCGCCGCACTGTCATTCCTCGGCTTCGGCGCCAGTCCGGGGGAGCCGACGTGGGGAATGATGCTCTCGAACGGCGTGGAGTTTGGGCTGTTCTCCGGGGCGTGGTGGTGGTCCTTTTTCCCCGGCCTGCTCCTCGCCCTGACGGTGCTCGGGTTCAACCTCCTCGGAGACGGGATGCGCGACGCGCTCGACCCGCGGATGCGGGAGACCGTTGACTGA
- a CDS encoding DsbA family protein, giving the protein MTTDPNAAGASGDADEPEAITVYSDYVCPFCFLGRSVMAQYRDQRKKPLNVEWHPFDLRSGKRQPDGSINTDIDDGKDEDYYSQARENVRRLQEKYDVEMAQEIRRDVDSWDAQQASLYVREEHPEKWEAFDDAIFEALWTDARDIGSPDVLADLASDIGLHPEEIRDALEDEEWETHLESVHQEASQIGITGVPTFVYDGQAARGAVPPEHLQRLVEGQ; this is encoded by the coding sequence ATGACAACCGATCCGAACGCCGCCGGCGCGAGCGGTGACGCCGACGAACCCGAGGCGATCACCGTCTACTCCGACTACGTCTGTCCGTTCTGCTTCCTGGGCAGAAGTGTAATGGCACAGTATCGAGATCAACGCAAAAAACCGCTCAATGTTGAGTGGCATCCATTTGACCTCCGGTCAGGAAAGCGGCAACCTGACGGAAGCATCAACACCGACATTGACGACGGCAAGGACGAGGATTATTACAGCCAGGCCCGCGAGAACGTCCGCCGCCTCCAGGAAAAATATGACGTTGAGATGGCCCAAGAGATCCGCCGAGATGTTGACTCGTGGGACGCCCAGCAGGCCTCTCTATACGTGCGAGAGGAGCATCCAGAAAAGTGGGAAGCGTTCGACGATGCAATCTTTGAGGCACTCTGGACAGACGCACGTGACATCGGAAGCCCTGACGTGCTTGCCGATCTCGCGAGTGACATAGGCCTTCACCCAGAGGAGATCCGTGATGCTCTGGAAGATGAAGAATGGGAAACCCACCTCGAATCTGTACATCAGGAAGCGAGTCAGATAGGGATCACAGGCGTTCCAACCTTCGTTTACGATGGCCAAGCAGCTCGTGGGGCAGTACCGCCGGAACACCTCCAAAGACTGGTTGAAGGCCAATAA
- a CDS encoding ISH3 family transposase: MSTTKQADGEIHEDQLLNFLVNRLDEEVPLSLANNAEITAEDIYEVLVGACADGTSVSTLCASSQNSPAANTVLYHLRTKFEPNRLERVANTLLRKNLDELLPEQVEVCADLHLRPYYGDEDDTDDLYHSVAKRGTTAFYAYATLYARVKNKRYTLAVRRLKDGDTASSVLAEFFGVLDGLDTGVKAVYLDRGFYDSKCLTLLQAHNYAYVIPIIRWGETIQQELSEGWSRVIQHNLTGKLDGHSWTVEFPVYIDCTYLNGKYDENGVARHGYAADAPFIDSPRDARYHYSKRFGIESSYRLFEQAIATTTTRDPTVRLLYVVVSLLLQNVWRYLHYEYVATPRQGGRRLWWWPYKEFINMVRRAAWTALAVRRAVPANRPPDDRFYR; encoded by the coding sequence GTGTCTACGACCAAGCAAGCAGACGGTGAGATCCACGAGGACCAGCTTCTTAACTTTCTCGTCAACCGCCTTGACGAGGAAGTTCCGCTCTCCTTAGCCAATAACGCTGAGATCACTGCTGAAGACATCTATGAGGTCCTCGTCGGCGCTTGCGCCGACGGGACCTCTGTCTCTACGCTCTGCGCGTCGAGCCAGAACTCACCCGCTGCAAACACGGTCCTCTACCATCTCCGGACGAAGTTCGAGCCCAATCGGCTCGAACGAGTCGCTAACACGCTCCTGCGGAAGAACCTTGATGAACTGCTCCCCGAGCAGGTGGAGGTCTGCGCAGACCTCCACCTGCGGCCCTACTACGGTGACGAAGACGATACAGACGACCTCTATCACTCGGTAGCGAAGCGTGGAACCACTGCGTTCTATGCCTACGCCACACTCTACGCGCGTGTGAAAAACAAACGCTACACGCTGGCGGTACGCCGTCTCAAAGACGGCGATACCGCCAGCAGTGTCCTCGCTGAGTTCTTCGGTGTCCTCGACGGCCTTGACACCGGGGTCAAGGCCGTCTACCTTGATCGCGGATTCTACGACAGCAAGTGTCTCACGCTGCTTCAGGCGCACAATTACGCGTACGTGATCCCGATCATCCGGTGGGGTGAGACGATTCAGCAGGAGCTCTCGGAAGGATGGAGCCGCGTCATTCAGCACAATCTGACAGGGAAGCTCGACGGTCACAGCTGGACCGTCGAGTTTCCCGTCTACATCGACTGTACGTACCTAAACGGGAAGTATGACGAGAACGGGGTGGCGCGTCACGGCTACGCCGCTGACGCGCCGTTCATCGACTCACCACGCGACGCTCGATACCACTACAGCAAGCGGTTTGGTATCGAGTCGAGCTATCGCTTGTTTGAGCAAGCGATAGCGACGACAACGACACGAGATCCAACGGTACGGCTGCTGTACGTCGTGGTGAGTCTCCTCTTACAGAACGTCTGGCGGTACCTTCACTACGAGTATGTGGCGACGCCCCGCCAAGGCGGGCGTCGCCTCTGGTGGTGGCCGTACAAGGAGTTCATCAATATGGTTCGACGAGCTGCGTGGACGGCCCTCGCGGTGCGTCGGGCCGTCCCCGCGAATAGGCCACCTGACGACCGATTCTACCGCTAA
- a CDS encoding ABC transporter substrate-binding protein, producing MSPDTTGTTRRSFLQRAGGATVATASAVSLAGCGGDGGDGGDGGDGGDGGDGGDGGDGGDTTTLRYGRGAHSSTLDPQNTTSGEVAKVTNQAYEGLISFQPGEASLTESLATDWSLDGDSVTLTLREGVSFHDGSEFTADDFIATYRRFVDDDYDYHFEDSSVYGPFTLGNWIDTVEAPSDYELSITLTQTYAPFLRNLAMFAAVVISREAIESDTNLDEEMVGTGPFQLETLDNANNRIQLSVFDDYWGESPNVDEVLFLTRGQNSTRAQSLVEEELDIIDGLDPDSMQIIEGSDTAENRTATGINIGYMAFNLSRVEAFHDRRVRRAISYAIDTQAIVENIYSGIATQADQPIPPALFGHNDDVSPYEYDLEQAQSLLDEAGYGDGFSFTLTTFQNPRGYNPAPLPTAETIRSNLSEVGIEVSIDDRQFSDYLTYTSQGNHDATLAGWYTDNADPDNFCYVLLHPQVEVPEGQDWVDWDTEGFNTSNNAAWANSEYMSVVEEAQQTTNQENRAELYREAAQIAHDEAPWVFIDYADEVRGVSNSVGNYTVAAIGGPYLEVVEIE from the coding sequence ATGTCTCCTGATACCACAGGAACGACACGACGTAGTTTCCTCCAACGAGCCGGCGGAGCGACCGTTGCGACGGCGTCTGCCGTCTCCCTCGCCGGGTGCGGCGGTGACGGCGGTGACGGCGGCGACGGCGGTGACGGCGGCGACGGTGGCGACGGTGGCGACGGCGGCGACGGCGGCGACACCACCACCCTTCGGTACGGCCGCGGCGCCCACTCCAGTACCCTTGACCCGCAGAACACGACCAGCGGTGAGGTCGCGAAGGTCACCAACCAGGCGTACGAGGGGCTGATCAGCTTCCAGCCGGGCGAGGCGTCGCTCACGGAATCGCTCGCCACCGACTGGTCGCTTGACGGAGACTCGGTGACGCTCACGCTCCGCGAGGGCGTGAGCTTCCACGACGGGTCGGAGTTCACCGCCGACGACTTCATCGCCACGTATCGGCGGTTCGTCGACGACGACTACGACTACCACTTCGAGGACTCATCGGTGTACGGTCCGTTCACGCTTGGCAACTGGATCGACACCGTCGAGGCACCGAGCGACTACGAGCTCTCGATCACCCTGACACAGACGTACGCGCCGTTCCTCCGCAACCTCGCGATGTTCGCGGCCGTCGTCATCTCCCGAGAGGCGATCGAGAGCGACACCAATCTCGACGAGGAGATGGTCGGCACCGGACCGTTCCAGCTGGAGACGCTCGACAACGCCAACAACCGCATCCAGCTCTCCGTGTTCGACGACTACTGGGGCGAGAGCCCGAACGTCGACGAGGTCCTGTTCCTCACCCGCGGGCAGAACTCCACTCGCGCGCAGTCGCTCGTCGAGGAGGAACTCGACATTATCGACGGACTCGACCCCGACAGCATGCAGATCATCGAGGGGTCCGACACCGCGGAGAACCGGACGGCGACGGGGATCAACATCGGGTACATGGCGTTCAACCTCTCGCGCGTTGAGGCGTTCCACGACCGCCGGGTCCGCCGCGCGATCAGCTACGCTATCGACACCCAGGCGATCGTCGAGAACATCTACTCGGGGATCGCCACGCAGGCCGACCAGCCAATCCCGCCCGCGCTGTTCGGCCACAACGACGACGTCAGCCCCTACGAGTACGACCTCGAACAGGCCCAGAGCCTGCTCGACGAGGCGGGCTACGGCGACGGCTTCTCGTTCACGCTGACCACGTTCCAGAACCCCCGCGGGTACAACCCGGCGCCGCTGCCGACCGCGGAGACGATCCGGTCGAACCTCTCCGAGGTCGGGATCGAGGTGTCGATCGACGACCGGCAGTTCTCCGACTACCTCACGTACACCAGCCAGGGGAACCACGACGCGACGCTCGCCGGCTGGTACACGGACAACGCCGACCCCGACAACTTCTGTTACGTGCTCCTCCACCCGCAGGTAGAGGTGCCGGAGGGGCAGGACTGGGTCGACTGGGACACGGAGGGCTTCAACACCTCGAACAACGCCGCGTGGGCCAACAGCGAGTACATGAGCGTCGTCGAAGAGGCCCAGCAGACCACGAACCAGGAGAACCGCGCCGAGCTGTACCGCGAGGCTGCGCAGATAGCCCACGACGAGGCGCCGTGGGTGTTCATCGATTACGCCGACGAGGTCCGCGGCGTGTCCAACAGCGTGGGCAACTACACCGTCGCCGCGATCGGCGGGCCGTACCTCGAAGTCGTCGAAATCGAGTGA
- a CDS encoding ABC transporter permease, with amino-acid sequence MVSKRFVAKRLLMLFPVLFGVATVVFAILQLSPGDPAVTIAGDRASQEFVNQVRSDLGLDDPLWQQYVRFLGEVATFDFGQSYQVNRGASVRQILINRLPITIELALLGQFAGILFGIPLGILSAVKQDTWTDHLTRVGALSGISIPIYWSGPLLILLFAQFLGLLPTSGRIGSEFFIEPVTGIILVDTLLAGNFAAFQSAVIHLLLPVIVLGIYQMALLSRMMRSSMVEVIRQDYMRTARAKGQGSKITVTKHGLRNAFIPVITVIGIQFGSLLGGAVLTETVFEINGIGTLLVDAINRSDYPVVQGTVLVFAVLYTLVNLAVDLTYSILDPRIEQ; translated from the coding sequence ATGGTCTCCAAGCGCTTCGTCGCGAAGCGGTTACTCATGCTGTTTCCTGTGCTATTCGGGGTCGCGACAGTCGTGTTCGCGATCCTCCAGCTCTCTCCGGGGGATCCGGCAGTGACAATCGCCGGTGACCGAGCGAGCCAGGAATTCGTCAATCAGGTCCGCTCCGATCTGGGGCTCGACGACCCTCTCTGGCAGCAGTACGTCCGATTCCTCGGCGAGGTCGCGACGTTCGACTTCGGACAGTCCTACCAGGTGAATCGCGGGGCCTCGGTGAGACAGATCCTCATCAATCGGCTCCCGATTACGATCGAACTCGCGCTGCTCGGCCAGTTCGCGGGGATCCTGTTTGGGATCCCGCTGGGGATCCTCAGCGCGGTCAAACAGGACACCTGGACCGATCACCTCACCCGCGTCGGCGCGTTGAGCGGGATCAGCATTCCGATCTACTGGAGCGGTCCGCTGCTCATCCTGCTTTTCGCACAGTTCCTCGGACTCCTCCCGACCAGCGGCCGGATCGGATCGGAGTTCTTCATCGAACCGGTCACGGGAATCATCCTCGTCGACACGCTGTTGGCGGGGAACTTCGCCGCGTTCCAGTCCGCCGTTATCCACCTGCTCTTACCCGTGATCGTACTCGGGATCTACCAGATGGCGCTGCTCTCTCGGATGATGCGCTCGTCGATGGTTGAGGTCATTCGCCAAGACTACATGCGGACTGCTCGGGCGAAGGGGCAGGGCTCGAAGATCACCGTGACGAAACACGGCCTCCGTAACGCGTTCATCCCCGTCATCACGGTCATCGGTATCCAGTTCGGATCGCTGCTCGGCGGTGCGGTCCTCACCGAGACCGTCTTCGAGATCAACGGTATCGGAACGCTGCTCGTCGACGCCATCAACCGCAGTGACTACCCCGTCGTTCAGGGAACTGTCCTGGTGTTCGCCGTGTTGTACACGTTGGTCAACCTCGCGGTCGACCTCACCTACTCGATCCTCGACCCCCGTATCGAACAATGA